One region of Microbacterium sufflavum genomic DNA includes:
- a CDS encoding LacI family DNA-binding transcriptional regulator, producing MASGKRVTIADIARLAGVSPGAVSFALNGRPGVSEETRQRILAIIEEHHWQPSSAARALVGARANAVGFALARPARSLGSEAFFTDLIAGIESRLSESKVSLQLRLVADIDEEMEVHRQWRSSNQVDGIIYIDPRDDDPRAANIASLDARAVMIGSEPSAEGDVPSVWIGDEEVAETLFSYLAALGHTRIAYVAGPAELEHTRLRAEVLERLAADGIAGEVIATDFSPARASAVTRTLLSGKQRPTAIVYDNDVMAVAGLRVAQEMGRTVPRDVSLASFDDSVIAGLINPSITAMTRDTFELGEQAATLLLQQIEAGATLPSVAGPTPTLTARESTAPPAS from the coding sequence ATGGCCTCGGGGAAACGCGTCACGATCGCGGACATCGCGCGACTGGCCGGCGTCTCCCCCGGTGCCGTCTCCTTCGCCCTGAACGGTCGCCCCGGCGTGAGCGAGGAGACCAGGCAGCGCATCCTCGCGATCATCGAGGAGCACCACTGGCAGCCCAGTTCCGCGGCACGCGCCCTGGTCGGTGCCCGTGCCAACGCGGTCGGCTTCGCACTCGCCCGCCCCGCCCGCTCGCTGGGCTCCGAGGCCTTCTTCACCGATCTGATCGCCGGCATCGAGTCGCGGCTGTCGGAGAGCAAGGTCAGCCTGCAGCTGCGCCTGGTCGCCGACATCGACGAGGAGATGGAGGTGCACCGCCAGTGGCGGTCGTCGAATCAGGTCGACGGCATCATCTACATCGATCCGCGCGACGACGACCCGCGCGCGGCGAACATCGCGTCGCTGGACGCCCGCGCCGTGATGATCGGGTCGGAGCCGTCCGCGGAGGGCGACGTGCCGAGCGTCTGGATCGGCGACGAGGAGGTGGCCGAGACGCTGTTCTCCTACCTCGCGGCCCTCGGGCACACCCGCATCGCGTACGTCGCCGGACCCGCCGAGCTCGAGCACACGCGCCTGCGCGCCGAGGTGCTGGAGCGCCTCGCGGCGGACGGCATCGCGGGCGAGGTCATCGCGACCGACTTCTCCCCCGCACGCGCCTCGGCGGTCACGCGCACTCTGCTCTCCGGCAAGCAGCGCCCGACCGCGATCGTCTACGACAACGACGTGATGGCGGTCGCCGGACTCCGCGTCGCCCAGGAGATGGGGCGCACCGTGCCGCGCGACGTGTCCCTCGCCTCCTTCGACGACTCGGTGATCGCCGGGCTCATCAACCCGTCCATCACCGCCATGACGCGCGACACGTTCGAGCTCGGCGAGCAGGCGGCCACCCTCCTGCTGCAGCAGATCGAGGCGGGCGCGACCCTGCCCAGCGTCGCCGGTCCCACCCCCACCCTCACGGCGCGCGAGAGCACGGCGCCGCCCGCGTCCTGA
- a CDS encoding alpha-mannosidase, translating to MHDDTSLTVGRVKRVLEERIRPAIHSASVPLTVELHELPGEPIPPAEGLALDFAPGAVGSLWGPAWGTTWFKLTGRVPADWKGRRVEALIDLGFDVNMTGFQCEALAYRPDGTPIKSINPRNQWVPIAENAHGDEPVELYLEGASNPVLLDYHPFLPTQEGDILTSSKEPLYRLRRMDLAVFEPEVFDLSLDIEVLFELQAELPATSPRRMRILQALDDALDVLDLQRLVETAADARARLADVLAAPAEASAHRISAVGHAHIDSAWLWPVRETIRKVARTTSSMTTLIDEQPEFQYGMSSAQQYAWIKEHRPEVWERVRAAVAAGRFLPLGGMWVESDTVMPTGESLVRQFSHGQRFFEREFGIRSKGVWLPDSFGYSPALPQLMRRAGFEWFFTQKISWNQQNVFPHHSFLWEGIDGSQVFTHFPSMDTYNSQLSGMEVAKAARQFKENRVTSRSIAPVGWGDGGGGTTREMTGKAARLRDLEGSAQVVWEHPDDFFDAAKAELPHPAVWVGELYLELHRGTLTSQHATKALHRWAEHALVEAELWAATDAVRTGAAYPQAELDRLWQAVLLHEFHDILPGTSIAWVHREAVAVLSDVLSEARDIAQRARRSLAGEGDRELRFEPTSVAGGRALGAAFVGEPTASPVTLTETDGGWRLENALVSVVVSAEGLIVSAVDRASGRETVAPGRAANLFQLHQDFPNMWDAWDIDRYYRNSVEDLTAVSSIEASVVHGVATIVVERRFSESTITQTILLAPDSRTVVLRNEVDWHETEKLLKLAFPLDIQASHTEAETQFGYQARVTHTNTSWEAAKFETSMHRFVLVREQDFGAALVNDSIYGYDTSREVGDDGVTTTVRLSLLRAPRFPDPDTDHGHHAIEVGFVIGADAAIATAEGIRFNALPTVVRGAREVEPLVRVSGEGIVVSAVKLADDGSGDVIVRVYEALGRRTTGELAVGFEHREVREVSLIEDDLDDARTGGALHLRPFEVRTLRIAR from the coding sequence ATGCATGACGACACCTCGCTCACCGTCGGCCGCGTCAAGCGCGTGCTGGAAGAGCGCATCCGTCCCGCGATCCACTCGGCCTCCGTGCCGCTGACCGTCGAGCTGCACGAACTGCCAGGGGAGCCGATCCCGCCGGCCGAGGGGCTGGCGCTCGACTTCGCGCCGGGCGCGGTCGGGTCGCTGTGGGGCCCGGCCTGGGGCACCACGTGGTTCAAGCTCACGGGGCGCGTGCCGGCCGACTGGAAGGGGCGCCGTGTCGAGGCGCTGATCGACCTCGGCTTCGACGTGAACATGACCGGCTTCCAGTGCGAGGCCCTCGCGTACCGCCCCGACGGCACCCCGATCAAGAGCATCAACCCGCGCAACCAGTGGGTGCCGATCGCCGAGAACGCCCACGGCGACGAGCCCGTCGAGCTGTACCTCGAGGGGGCGTCGAACCCGGTGCTGCTCGACTACCACCCCTTCCTTCCGACGCAGGAGGGCGACATCCTCACCTCGTCGAAGGAGCCGCTGTACCGCCTGCGCCGCATGGACCTCGCGGTGTTCGAGCCCGAGGTGTTCGACCTGTCCCTCGACATCGAGGTGCTGTTCGAGCTGCAGGCCGAGCTGCCGGCGACCTCGCCGCGGCGCATGCGCATCCTCCAGGCGCTCGACGACGCCCTCGACGTGCTCGACCTCCAGCGCCTCGTCGAGACGGCCGCCGACGCCCGCGCCCGACTCGCCGACGTGCTCGCGGCCCCGGCCGAGGCGAGCGCGCACCGCATCTCGGCGGTCGGCCACGCTCACATCGACTCCGCATGGCTGTGGCCCGTGCGCGAGACCATCCGCAAGGTCGCCCGCACCACCTCGTCCATGACCACGCTCATCGACGAGCAGCCCGAGTTCCAGTACGGCATGTCCAGCGCGCAGCAGTACGCCTGGATCAAGGAGCACCGCCCCGAGGTGTGGGAGCGGGTCAGAGCCGCGGTCGCCGCGGGGCGCTTCCTGCCCCTGGGCGGCATGTGGGTCGAGTCCGACACCGTCATGCCCACCGGCGAGTCGCTCGTGCGGCAGTTCTCGCACGGCCAGCGCTTCTTCGAGCGCGAGTTCGGCATCCGGTCGAAGGGCGTGTGGCTGCCCGACAGCTTCGGCTACTCGCCCGCGCTGCCGCAGCTCATGCGCCGCGCCGGGTTCGAGTGGTTCTTCACGCAGAAGATCTCGTGGAACCAGCAGAACGTCTTCCCGCACCACTCGTTCCTGTGGGAGGGCATCGACGGCTCCCAGGTGTTCACGCACTTCCCGTCGATGGACACCTACAACTCGCAGCTCAGCGGCATGGAGGTCGCCAAGGCCGCGCGGCAGTTCAAGGAGAACCGGGTCACGTCGCGGTCGATCGCCCCGGTCGGCTGGGGTGACGGCGGTGGCGGCACGACCCGGGAGATGACGGGCAAGGCCGCGCGCCTGCGCGATCTCGAGGGCAGCGCGCAGGTCGTCTGGGAGCACCCGGACGACTTCTTCGACGCCGCGAAGGCCGAGCTGCCGCACCCCGCCGTGTGGGTGGGCGAGCTGTACCTCGAGCTGCACCGCGGCACCCTCACCAGCCAGCACGCCACGAAGGCGCTGCACCGCTGGGCCGAGCACGCGCTGGTCGAGGCGGAGCTGTGGGCCGCGACCGACGCCGTGCGCACGGGGGCCGCGTACCCGCAGGCGGAGCTCGACCGGCTCTGGCAGGCCGTGCTGCTGCACGAGTTCCACGACATCCTCCCCGGCACCTCGATCGCCTGGGTGCACCGCGAGGCCGTCGCCGTGCTCTCCGACGTGCTGTCGGAGGCGCGCGACATCGCGCAGCGCGCACGCCGGTCGCTCGCGGGGGAGGGCGACCGTGAGCTGCGGTTCGAGCCGACCTCGGTCGCGGGCGGACGGGCGCTGGGCGCGGCATTCGTCGGGGAGCCGACCGCGAGCCCGGTGACGCTCACCGAAACGGACGGCGGCTGGCGCCTGGAGAACGCGCTCGTGTCGGTCGTGGTGTCGGCGGAGGGCCTCATCGTGTCGGCGGTCGACAGGGCGTCCGGCCGCGAGACGGTCGCGCCGGGCAGGGCCGCGAACCTGTTCCAGCTGCACCAGGACTTCCCCAACATGTGGGACGCGTGGGACATCGACCGCTACTACCGCAACAGTGTCGAGGACCTCACCGCGGTGTCGTCGATCGAGGCCTCGGTGGTGCACGGCGTCGCGACCATCGTGGTCGAGCGGCGGTTCTCGGAGTCGACGATCACGCAGACCATCCTCCTCGCTCCCGACTCGCGCACCGTGGTACTCCGCAACGAGGTCGACTGGCACGAGACCGAGAAGCTGCTCAAGCTCGCGTTCCCGCTCGACATCCAGGCGTCGCACACCGAGGCAGAGACTCAGTTCGGCTACCAGGCCCGCGTCACCCACACGAACACGAGCTGGGAGGCCGCGAAGTTCGAGACCTCGATGCACCGCTTCGTGCTGGTGCGCGAGCAGGACTTCGGCGCCGCGCTCGTCAACGACTCGATCTACGGCTACGACACCTCGCGCGAGGTCGGTGACGACGGGGTGACCACGACCGTGCGGCTCTCGCTGCTGCGCGCGCCGCGGTTCCCCGACCCCGACACCGACCACGGGCACCACGCCATCGAGGTCGGCTTCGTGATCGGTGCGGACGCCGCGATCGCCACGGCCGAGGGAATCCGGTTCAACGCGCTGCCCACCGTCGTGCGCGGTGCCCGCGAGGTCGAGCCCCTGGTGAGGGTGTCGGGCGAGGGCATCGTGGTGTCGGCGGTCAAGCTCGCCGACGACGGCTCGGGCGACGTGATCGTGCGCGTCTACGAAGCTCTCGGGCGTCGGACCACGGGCGAGCTGGCGGTCGGCTTCGAGCATCGCGAGGTGCGCGAGGTGAGCCTGATCGAGGACGACCTCGACGACGCGCGGACGGGTGGAGCGCTGCACCTGCGTCCGTTCGAGGTGCGCACCCTCCGCATCGCGCGCTGA